A DNA window from Maribellus comscasis contains the following coding sequences:
- a CDS encoding gamma-glutamylcyclotransferase family protein: protein MAFHIVGYGTLLYTESVGDTIGTAAKEKIYKPVVIYGFKRLFDLLPTHYKPSFKISNLPVEKAAANVIEYPGARMNGLAFEVSKAELDALDQREKHYNRYETTLYDFKSGASIGTGFIYAADKNKATLTNNPTFLPDWEDISWARTGAYRQGPEFGKMYDQTTFLADGETLVVDRYANWLDELILDK, encoded by the coding sequence ATGGCATTTCATATAGTTGGATACGGTACGTTACTTTATACTGAATCAGTGGGAGATACAATCGGAACAGCTGCAAAAGAAAAGATATACAAACCTGTTGTTATTTATGGATTTAAACGCCTTTTTGATCTTTTACCTACACATTATAAACCTTCGTTTAAAATTAGCAATCTGCCGGTTGAAAAGGCGGCAGCTAATGTAATAGAATATCCGGGGGCTCGTATGAATGGCCTTGCTTTTGAAGTTAGCAAAGCTGAGCTTGATGCCCTTGATCAAAGAGAAAAACATTATAACCGGTACGAAACAACACTGTATGATTTTAAAAGTGGTGCCTCCATCGGTACTGGTTTTATTTATGCTGCCGATAAAAATAAGGCAACGCTGACCAACAATCCTACCTTTCTGCCGGATTGGGAAGATATTTCATGGGCAAGGACGGGAGCATACAGGCAAGGACCGGAATTTGGCAAAATGTACGACCAGACCACTTTTCTGGCTGATGGAGAAACACTTGTTGTTGACCGATACGCTAACTGGCTAGATGAATTAATTCTTGATAAATAA
- a CDS encoding IS66 family transposase — MAEKFNHTLPKSPMGEALQYTIPRWDNLLAYLYGGHLEIDNNLVENAIRPNALGRKNYLFAGSHEGLNGQPCFTRFLVLAKRMMSTPLSG; from the coding sequence ATGGCAGAGAAATTTAATCACACCCTGCCCAAAAGCCCTATGGGTGAAGCGTTGCAATATACTATCCCCCGGTGGGACAATCTGCTGGCTTACCTTTATGGCGGGCACCTGGAAATAGACAATAACCTGGTAGAAAATGCGATAAGGCCCAATGCGCTCGGCCGAAAAAACTATCTGTTCGCCGGGTCACATGAGGGGCTCAACGGGCAGCCATGTTTTACTCGCTTTTTGGTACTTGCAAAAAGGATGATGTCAACCCCTTTGAGTGGCTAA
- a CDS encoding transposase domain-containing protein, translating into MFYSLFGTCKKDDVNPFEWLRDVLERIPTHKANKLNELLPQNWKNLRKQTTLQ; encoded by the coding sequence ATGTTTTACTCGCTTTTTGGTACTTGCAAAAAGGATGATGTCAACCCCTTTGAGTGGCTAAGAGATGTATTGGAAAGGATACCGACTCATAAAGCCAACAAGCTAAATGAACTACTGCCCCAGAATTGGAAAAACCTTAGGAAACAAACTACCCTACAATAA
- a CDS encoding glycoside hydrolase family protein yields MKTILFNVTIAILLASCTQKAPDFKIEFEKIAKHSVFVNDTMSIWGGSVIKGEDGLYHMFYSRWPKAPGWVWVSHSEVAHAVSESPFGPYKYKDIALQERGEEFWDGLCTHNPTVHKFNGKYYLYHMGNTGDRKIYCSPGKQKLNMLHRNNQRIGVAVANDPNGPWKRFDKPVLDITHDNDSAYDALMTSNPSVCQMTDGKILLIYKAVGKKYPLPNGGPVVHCVAIADSPTGPFKKYPNPVFTFPGERFPAEDPYIWYQDGKYRAIVKRIKHEGGERLFSLVHYDSEDGINWNKAKYFDISERIVTWENGVTQQLDHLERPQVLMEDGEAIALMCAADTIDENNVRHTFNVQIPLRITKY; encoded by the coding sequence ATGAAAACAATACTATTTAATGTAACAATTGCCATTTTATTGGCATCATGTACTCAGAAAGCCCCAGATTTCAAAATCGAATTTGAGAAAATAGCAAAACATTCTGTCTTTGTAAACGACACTATGAGTATATGGGGAGGTTCGGTAATCAAAGGTGAAGATGGTTTATATCACATGTTTTATTCACGCTGGCCTAAAGCTCCGGGCTGGGTATGGGTTTCTCATTCCGAAGTTGCCCATGCTGTGTCTGAATCTCCTTTTGGCCCCTATAAATACAAAGATATTGCCCTTCAGGAACGGGGCGAAGAGTTTTGGGACGGTTTATGTACCCACAATCCTACAGTGCATAAGTTTAATGGGAAATATTATTTATATCATATGGGTAATACCGGCGATCGTAAAATTTATTGCTCACCCGGCAAGCAAAAATTAAATATGCTTCACCGCAATAATCAACGTATAGGTGTTGCTGTGGCTAATGACCCTAATGGTCCATGGAAACGTTTTGATAAACCGGTATTGGATATTACTCACGATAACGATTCTGCTTATGATGCTTTAATGACTTCTAATCCATCTGTGTGCCAAATGACTGACGGGAAAATATTGTTGATATATAAAGCGGTAGGTAAAAAATATCCGTTACCAAATGGCGGACCTGTAGTACATTGCGTGGCAATAGCTGATAGTCCTACCGGACCTTTTAAAAAATATCCAAATCCGGTATTTACGTTTCCTGGAGAACGTTTCCCCGCTGAAGACCCGTACATTTGGTATCAGGATGGTAAATATAGAGCAATTGTTAAACGCATTAAACATGAGGGAGGAGAAAGGCTTTTTTCTCTGGTTCATTACGATTCAGAAGATGGTATAAATTGGAATAAAGCAAAGTATTTTGATATATCTGAAAGGATAGTCACATGGGAAAATGGAGTCACTCAGCAACTTGATCACCTTGAGCGCCCGCAAGTGTTGATGGAAGATGGAGAAGCCATTGCCTTGATGTGTGCTGCCGATACCATTGACGAAAATAATGTACGCCACACTTTTAATGTTCAAATACCTTTAAGAATAACCAAATATTAG
- a CDS encoding sulfatase family protein: MNIKKTRITLLVCFLLFFSTLLQAQERPNILWINCDDLGIELGCYGNKDVKTPNIDQLAEQGVLYENCYATAPVCSPSRSSLITGMYPSAINCLNHRTMDKVPLPEGIKPITEYFKEAGYFCTNGKATDMTKWGKTDFNFETGNLFDGTDWNQRADGQPFFAQVQIFEPHREFYADKENPISSESVDLPDCYLDHPLIRADWALYLETVQHCDRRVGHFLTRLENEGLTDNTIIVLFGDNGRPHLRDKQFLYEGGLRVPLIIRYPKHFEAGKICTQLVSLVDVPVTSLAFANIPVSEHLQGKVFIGDNAEKREYVLGFRQRMGDAVDNSRSIMDGRYKLIWNKMPEVPWMQLSGYKKLEYPAYSIYKLFYQQGKLFYPYSLFMADSKPEIELYDIKMDPMEFENLADYPKYESIKKTLFSTLKSRLSEIEKGETPEHWEVTKEAKESSAKYYESSMRRRGLSSSSSYEDIIEYWEKKLSEKIEK, encoded by the coding sequence ATGAACATAAAAAAAACTCGGATTACGCTATTGGTCTGTTTCTTACTGTTTTTTTCGACATTGCTTCAGGCACAGGAACGCCCTAATATACTTTGGATAAACTGCGACGACCTCGGGATAGAATTAGGGTGCTATGGCAACAAAGATGTTAAGACCCCCAATATTGACCAGCTGGCAGAACAAGGCGTTTTGTATGAAAATTGTTATGCCACTGCTCCGGTGTGTTCTCCGAGCCGGTCATCATTAATTACAGGTATGTATCCTTCCGCTATTAATTGTTTAAATCATAGGACTATGGATAAAGTGCCACTGCCTGAGGGTATTAAGCCTATAACTGAGTATTTTAAGGAAGCAGGTTATTTCTGTACCAATGGAAAGGCTACAGATATGACCAAATGGGGGAAGACTGATTTTAATTTTGAGACCGGCAATTTGTTTGATGGAACCGATTGGAATCAACGTGCTGACGGACAGCCTTTTTTTGCACAAGTGCAAATATTTGAGCCTCACCGTGAATTCTATGCCGATAAGGAAAATCCTATTTCATCGGAGAGCGTCGATTTGCCAGACTGTTACTTGGATCATCCGCTAATAAGAGCAGATTGGGCACTTTACCTGGAAACGGTGCAACATTGCGATCGGAGAGTGGGACATTTTTTAACTCGATTGGAAAATGAGGGATTGACAGACAATACAATCATAGTTCTTTTTGGGGATAATGGACGACCACATTTGCGCGATAAGCAGTTTTTATATGAGGGAGGATTAAGGGTACCACTGATAATTCGTTATCCGAAACATTTCGAGGCAGGTAAAATTTGCACACAGCTGGTTAGTCTGGTGGATGTACCAGTGACTTCTCTTGCTTTTGCCAACATCCCGGTTTCCGAACATTTGCAGGGGAAAGTATTTATAGGAGACAATGCAGAAAAACGCGAATATGTGTTAGGATTTAGACAACGAATGGGAGATGCCGTGGACAATAGCAGAAGCATTATGGATGGACGTTATAAACTAATCTGGAATAAAATGCCGGAAGTGCCCTGGATGCAATTAAGCGGTTATAAAAAATTAGAGTATCCCGCATATTCCATCTATAAACTTTTTTATCAACAAGGGAAATTATTTTACCCATATAGTTTGTTTATGGCGGATTCTAAACCGGAGATTGAATTGTATGACATAAAAATGGATCCCATGGAGTTCGAAAATCTGGCAGATTATCCAAAATACGAGTCGATTAAAAAGACGTTGTTTAGCACGCTTAAATCAAGATTGAGCGAAATAGAGAAAGGAGAAACACCGGAGCACTGGGAAGTTACAAAAGAGGCAAAAGAATCATCAGCGAAGTATTATGAGAGCAGTATGAGAAGACGTGGATTAAGTTCTAGCAGCAGCTATGAAGATATAATAGAATATTGGGAGAAAAAATTATCAGAAAAAATTGAGAAATAA
- a CDS encoding glycoside hydrolase family 2 protein, whose protein sequence is MKQLLSSLVFLSLLVGRTQAQCIEESLNGIWHFLASNDATEKEILNASYSQWDTITVPGNWDTREHYSEYKGKGYYQRNFDIPKFWKGKQVRITFDAVYETAKVWLNGQLLGEHVGGYTPFEFNITDKLQYRKTNQLIVMADNTYQRGAWWPWGGISRDITLLCNEDVRMVYQHISAIPDFEENTVNFIIRYKIENKSNKDYEIDLATSISSNDDDKWCKNNTVKVKANGITFTEIKFIENLSDCKLWQLENPFLYQLKTQLKVGKMVKHNLVDNFGIRKIEVRGEQLFFNNKPFYANGFNRVHDHPAYGNSEPDELIKKDIDDIIALGGRFSRLMHAPLSKNILDYCDKVGYLIVEEIPVWGKTDPQTFPDNPLTKQWLKEMVDRDFNHPCVVGYSVGNELGDSTQQWNSKTISLTQNQFDYVNSMLDYLDELDTTRLKTYVSFTSYRKQVDITREPYEKLDFLSFTCYGVHLEQLETVHSFFPGKPIFIAEMGKGQLGHASNAELKPELVQSLKELKQFPFLIGASIWTYNDYRSNYRGTPESGYREWGVVDAYRNPKKAYYQLKEMWSNSRK, encoded by the coding sequence ATGAAACAGTTATTATCATCATTAGTCTTTCTGTCTCTTTTAGTGGGCCGCACACAAGCACAATGTATTGAGGAGTCTCTAAATGGCATTTGGCATTTTCTGGCGTCTAATGATGCTACGGAGAAAGAAATTTTAAATGCCAGTTATTCTCAGTGGGATACTATTACTGTCCCCGGAAATTGGGATACTCGCGAACACTACTCAGAATACAAAGGCAAGGGGTATTATCAGCGTAACTTTGATATTCCGAAATTTTGGAAAGGAAAACAGGTGAGAATCACATTTGATGCGGTTTATGAAACAGCCAAAGTGTGGTTGAATGGTCAATTGCTTGGTGAACATGTTGGAGGCTATACCCCATTTGAATTTAATATTACAGATAAGTTACAGTATAGAAAAACCAACCAACTGATTGTGATGGCAGATAATACTTATCAGCGAGGAGCCTGGTGGCCCTGGGGAGGAATTAGTCGTGATATTACATTGTTGTGTAATGAAGATGTGAGAATGGTATATCAGCATATCTCTGCTATTCCCGATTTTGAGGAGAATACTGTAAATTTTATTATCAGATATAAAATTGAAAACAAATCAAATAAGGATTATGAAATTGATTTAGCTACTTCAATTTCTAGCAATGATGATGATAAATGGTGTAAAAATAATACTGTAAAAGTTAAAGCTAACGGAATTACATTTACGGAAATTAAATTCATAGAAAATCTATCCGATTGTAAGTTGTGGCAACTCGAAAATCCTTTTTTGTATCAATTGAAAACACAACTTAAAGTTGGAAAAATGGTAAAGCACAACTTAGTCGATAATTTTGGTATAAGAAAAATTGAAGTGCGGGGAGAGCAACTTTTTTTCAATAATAAACCTTTTTATGCCAATGGCTTTAATCGTGTACACGATCATCCGGCATATGGCAATAGCGAACCAGATGAACTTATTAAAAAGGATATTGATGATATCATAGCTTTGGGTGGCCGATTTTCCCGTTTAATGCACGCGCCACTTTCAAAAAACATACTGGACTATTGTGATAAAGTGGGCTACCTCATCGTTGAGGAGATCCCTGTTTGGGGGAAAACTGACCCACAAACGTTCCCCGACAATCCTCTCACCAAACAGTGGTTAAAAGAAATGGTAGATAGAGACTTTAATCATCCTTGTGTAGTCGGATACAGTGTTGGGAATGAACTGGGAGACAGTACGCAACAATGGAATTCAAAAACAATATCATTAACACAGAATCAATTTGATTATGTTAATTCGATGTTGGATTATTTAGATGAATTGGATACTACACGTCTGAAAACTTATGTGAGTTTTACGTCATATCGTAAACAGGTTGATATTACAAGAGAACCTTATGAAAAGCTGGATTTTCTTTCGTTTACCTGTTATGGAGTGCATTTGGAACAATTAGAGACAGTACATTCATTTTTCCCCGGTAAACCCATCTTTATTGCAGAAATGGGTAAAGGGCAATTAGGTCATGCCTCCAATGCTGAGTTAAAGCCCGAGTTAGTACAATCCCTTAAAGAGTTAAAACAGTTTCCATTTTTAATTGGAGCCTCAATATGGACATACAATGATTATAGAAGTAACTATAGAGGGACACCCGAATCGGGATATAGAGAGTGGGGTGTAGTGGATGCTTATCGTAATCCTAAAAAGGCTTATTATCAATTAAAAGAGATGTGGAGTAACTCTCGGAAATAA
- a CDS encoding sulfatase-like hydrolase/transferase: MREIFIVLCFFLFFSESLVAEDKPNIIFILTDDQRYDMLGCTGNKLIQTPNIDKLAKEGTLFSNAHVTSAICTPSRTSILLSQFERKHGVNFNSGTSVAPEAWEKSYPVILRQNGYYTGYIGKNHTPVGNEGYESGLMEKSFDYWYAGHKHLTFYPKTRHEIFKGAKSDTQVEIIGEGIQDFLGNEHQIKEARYFLENRPNNKPFFLNICFNLPHGAGTGSMKLLESDPEIYRTLYRDLNIPLPENYIAKSDIKTHKLPESVHHFKDRQTGYNWVDAPNTVRERVIRQMQTVTGIDRLIGELRETLKANGLEKNTVIIFTSDHGLFSGEFGLGGKALCYEICTHVPFIIYNPLVKESAGGQIVDELIQTIDIAPTLLAYAGIEIPDSYQGKTLNHIIEGEITPVREYLFTENLWSTPFGNPRCDAVQNKEWKYIRYNANNNISAIEIIKMAKDMGMRSDDLLYGVHDTEIAIYRNYVEAPFHGEEPIYEELFNLKNDPNETTNIAAEANYSQILKEMRRIWKLKIAFARGKDKPQVVRYTKDSQSQLVKAE, encoded by the coding sequence ATGAGGGAGATTTTTATTGTGCTTTGTTTTTTTCTGTTCTTTAGTGAGTCGTTAGTTGCTGAAGATAAGCCTAATATAATTTTTATTCTAACTGATGACCAGCGTTATGACATGTTGGGATGTACCGGAAACAAGTTGATACAAACTCCTAATATTGATAAATTAGCAAAAGAAGGAACCCTCTTCTCCAATGCTCATGTTACGAGTGCCATTTGTACGCCAAGTCGCACTTCTATTTTATTAAGTCAGTTTGAGCGAAAACATGGAGTCAATTTTAACTCCGGAACCAGTGTGGCGCCGGAAGCTTGGGAAAAATCCTATCCGGTTATATTGCGTCAAAATGGCTATTACACCGGATACATTGGGAAAAATCATACTCCGGTTGGTAATGAGGGGTATGAAAGTGGCTTAATGGAAAAGTCTTTTGATTACTGGTATGCTGGTCATAAACATTTGACGTTTTACCCTAAAACGAGGCATGAGATTTTTAAAGGCGCGAAGAGTGATACACAAGTCGAAATAATAGGAGAGGGGATCCAGGATTTTTTAGGGAATGAACATCAAATTAAAGAGGCACGGTATTTTTTAGAGAATCGTCCTAATAATAAGCCTTTCTTTTTAAATATCTGTTTTAATCTCCCTCATGGAGCAGGAACAGGAAGTATGAAGCTTTTGGAAAGCGATCCTGAAATTTACCGCACGTTATACCGAGACTTAAACATTCCTTTACCCGAAAATTATATAGCGAAATCAGACATTAAGACACATAAGTTGCCCGAGAGCGTCCACCATTTTAAAGACAGACAAACAGGTTACAATTGGGTCGATGCTCCTAATACAGTGAGGGAGCGAGTAATACGCCAAATGCAGACCGTTACAGGAATAGATAGGTTGATTGGGGAGCTGCGCGAAACGCTAAAGGCAAATGGCCTGGAGAAAAACACTGTTATTATTTTTACTTCAGACCATGGATTGTTTTCAGGAGAATTTGGATTGGGAGGTAAAGCATTGTGCTATGAAATTTGCACCCATGTTCCGTTTATTATATATAATCCTTTGGTAAAGGAGAGTGCCGGGGGACAAATTGTAGACGAATTGATCCAAACCATTGATATTGCTCCAACATTGCTTGCATACGCAGGTATTGAAATTCCAGATTCTTATCAGGGCAAAACTTTAAATCATATTATTGAAGGGGAAATTACTCCGGTAAGAGAATACCTGTTTACAGAGAATTTATGGTCAACGCCATTTGGAAATCCTCGTTGTGATGCTGTCCAAAACAAGGAATGGAAATACATTCGCTATAATGCTAACAATAACATATCTGCAATTGAAATCATTAAAATGGCAAAAGATATGGGCATGAGATCAGATGATTTGCTTTATGGTGTACACGATACAGAAATAGCTATTTACAGGAACTATGTAGAAGCTCCGTTTCATGGAGAAGAACCGATTTATGAAGAACTTTTTAATCTTAAAAATGACCCAAACGAAACAACAAATATAGCGGCGGAGGCTAATTATAGCCAGATATTGAAAGAAATGAGGAGAATCTGGAAATTGAAAATTGCATTTGCACGAGGAAAAGATAAGCCTCAAGTAGTTCGATATACAAAAGACAGTCAAAGTCAATTAGTAAAGGCGGAATAA
- a CDS encoding FAD-dependent oxidoreductase, with amino-acid sequence MKSISITTILILFVKILFSQTSSVLVETENFDEKGGWVVDQQFTSSMGSPYLLAHGMGEPVENAITTVDFPESGRYWFWVRTKDWVPTHPETPGTFKIIFDNKEYPETYGVNEDWQWIRSGRIKIGRSKTLKIELKDETGFEGRCDAIYFSKNKNDFPPVDLEEMTAWRKEKLGIPPPELQDEFDLVVIGGGLAGCGAAVAAARQGIKVALINDRPVLGGNASKEIRVHTLGLKVYNIVEELGTEHYPNGDSGAIAANDTIEMVVRGEENITVFPNTRAFTVHKKDNKITAVDCFHTHTHKEIRFEAPLFVDATGDGWIGYWAGAEVRMGREARDEFNESMAPEQPDNMTMGNTILWNSVEVEGETPRKFEEKPRTLGWKEVLWAMDVAKDYKAKRGEWFWEYGMLMNTIYDAEEIRDHMFRAIYGNWYNVKQDPENANLKLKWIAYVAGKRESRRIVGDYILKESDIVNHPDFEDGFVEEVREIDIHYPKGGKYDFLSYADFTRIERYKIPYRCFYSKDIDNLFMAGRCFSATHVGLGSPRVMHTTTQMGVVVGTAAVVCTENDCSPRDVYHSYLSEMKSRLDKMRIEEKTQMH; translated from the coding sequence ATGAAAAGCATATCAATTACTACGATATTAATATTATTTGTAAAAATATTATTCTCCCAGACTTCGTCGGTTTTAGTAGAAACAGAAAACTTCGATGAAAAAGGGGGCTGGGTGGTCGACCAGCAATTTACTTCTTCCATGGGCTCTCCTTATCTGCTGGCACACGGAATGGGTGAACCAGTGGAAAATGCAATAACAACAGTTGATTTCCCTGAAAGTGGGAGGTACTGGTTCTGGGTACGCACAAAAGACTGGGTGCCCACACATCCGGAAACACCTGGAACATTTAAGATAATATTTGACAATAAGGAATATCCGGAAACTTATGGTGTCAACGAAGATTGGCAATGGATTCGGTCAGGACGTATTAAGATAGGAAGATCAAAAACATTAAAAATTGAATTAAAAGATGAAACTGGCTTTGAGGGCCGTTGTGATGCGATTTATTTTTCAAAAAATAAAAACGATTTTCCACCTGTGGATTTGGAAGAAATGACAGCGTGGCGAAAAGAAAAACTGGGGATACCGCCCCCCGAATTACAAGATGAATTTGATCTTGTAGTGATAGGCGGAGGTCTGGCCGGCTGTGGCGCTGCCGTGGCTGCAGCGCGCCAGGGTATTAAAGTTGCCTTAATCAACGATCGCCCCGTGCTGGGTGGAAATGCCAGTAAAGAAATTCGCGTACATACATTGGGACTGAAAGTATACAACATCGTTGAAGAGCTTGGAACAGAGCATTATCCAAATGGCGATTCCGGAGCAATTGCAGCAAACGACACTATCGAAATGGTAGTTCGGGGTGAAGAAAATATCACTGTTTTTCCAAATACCCGTGCTTTTACAGTTCATAAAAAGGATAATAAAATTACAGCAGTCGATTGTTTTCACACGCATACACACAAAGAAATCCGTTTTGAAGCACCACTGTTTGTTGATGCTACCGGTGATGGCTGGATTGGATATTGGGCAGGTGCTGAAGTGCGGATGGGGCGGGAAGCACGGGACGAATTCAACGAATCGATGGCCCCTGAGCAACCCGATAACATGACGATGGGAAATACTATTTTGTGGAATTCTGTTGAAGTGGAAGGGGAGACACCCCGCAAATTTGAAGAAAAGCCCAGAACATTGGGGTGGAAAGAGGTTTTATGGGCGATGGATGTAGCAAAAGATTACAAAGCAAAAAGAGGGGAATGGTTCTGGGAATATGGCATGCTTATGAATACTATCTACGATGCTGAGGAAATCCGCGACCACATGTTTCGTGCAATTTATGGCAACTGGTACAATGTAAAACAAGACCCGGAAAATGCGAACCTGAAGTTAAAATGGATCGCTTATGTAGCCGGTAAACGTGAATCGCGCCGTATTGTTGGCGATTACATTTTAAAAGAAAGCGATATAGTTAACCACCCTGATTTTGAAGATGGTTTTGTAGAAGAAGTACGAGAAATTGATATACACTATCCAAAAGGAGGGAAATATGATTTTTTGAGTTACGCCGATTTCACCAGGATTGAACGTTACAAAATTCCCTATCGCTGTTTCTATTCCAAAGACATCGACAATCTGTTTATGGCCGGACGTTGTTTTTCTGCTACACATGTAGGATTGGGAAGTCCGCGGGTGATGCACACCACCACGCAAATGGGCGTAGTTGTTGGAACAGCAGCGGTTGTTTGCACCGAAAATGATTGTTCACCCCGCGATGTGTACCATTCGTACCTTTCAGAAATGAAATCCCGTTTAGATAAAATGCGTATTGAAGAGAAAACACAGATGCACTAA
- a CDS encoding FAD-dependent oxidoreductase encodes MYNNNSTKIFVFAFLLILIWKPSTSKNHIFLEAESFEDRGGWVIDQQSMDQMGSPYLLAHGMGVPVEDAKTQVHISEKGKYRIWVRTRDWTALWRVSEFPGEFQVLIDNKPVKTIFGTKGAEWHWQNGGTIQLKEGKVEIALHDMTGFNGRCDAIILTKDLRFTPPVEYDALAQFRRDNSGFPKETIDAGEFDLVVVGGGMAGICTAVTAARLGCKVALIQNRPVLGGNNSSEVRVGLSGLIFQDPYPKLGKLVDEIGSVGHWTLWEAKRNPESERSKRILEIIKNNPEKKIHNAGPKSNYGDDKKLKIVSGEKNIELFLNTHVFAAQESDNRIISVTAKDIVSGKELLFKGQLFADCTGDGNLGYLAGADYRIGRESSKKTGESSAPNDGDNLIMGTSVQWYAEELDSVSSFPECPWAVQFTEETCQYLTHGDWNWETGFFWDQVEDIEHIRDYGLRAVYGNWSFLKNKSKDKKKYQNYKLKWVAYIGGKRESRRLLGDVILKEQDLIQRTAYPDASFTTTWTIDLHYPLALEGFTEEPFLSEAKHIGIEPYAVPYRCLYSRNIENLFMAGRNISVTHVALGTVRVMRTTGMMGEVVGMAAAICVQEDCSPRDVYQKKLNLLKSHLVNGVPQNN; translated from the coding sequence ATGTATAATAATAATTCAACAAAAATATTTGTATTTGCGTTTCTGCTGATTTTGATATGGAAACCATCAACCTCAAAAAATCATATCTTTTTGGAAGCCGAAAGTTTTGAAGATCGTGGAGGATGGGTTATCGACCAGCAAAGTATGGACCAAATGGGTTCTCCGTATTTGTTAGCACATGGAATGGGAGTTCCGGTGGAGGACGCAAAAACGCAAGTCCATATATCTGAAAAAGGGAAATACAGGATTTGGGTTCGTACCCGGGATTGGACTGCTCTATGGAGAGTGTCTGAATTCCCCGGAGAATTTCAGGTCTTAATTGATAATAAGCCTGTCAAAACAATATTTGGAACCAAAGGAGCTGAATGGCATTGGCAAAATGGCGGTACCATTCAGTTAAAAGAAGGTAAAGTTGAAATAGCTTTACATGATATGACGGGATTTAACGGCCGTTGCGATGCGATTATTTTAACTAAGGATTTACGGTTTACCCCACCTGTTGAATATGATGCTTTGGCACAATTCAGGCGCGATAATTCAGGGTTTCCAAAAGAAACAATAGATGCCGGAGAATTTGATTTAGTTGTTGTTGGCGGAGGAATGGCCGGAATTTGCACTGCAGTTACTGCAGCAAGACTTGGGTGTAAAGTAGCATTAATTCAAAACCGCCCGGTATTAGGAGGAAATAACAGTTCCGAAGTTCGTGTTGGACTTTCAGGACTTATTTTTCAGGACCCCTACCCAAAACTCGGAAAACTGGTTGATGAAATTGGTTCTGTAGGACACTGGACACTCTGGGAAGCCAAACGTAATCCTGAATCTGAAAGAAGTAAGAGAATTTTGGAAATAATAAAAAACAATCCGGAAAAGAAAATTCACAATGCCGGACCGAAAAGTAATTATGGTGATGATAAAAAGTTAAAAATTGTAAGCGGAGAGAAAAACATTGAATTATTCCTTAATACTCATGTTTTTGCTGCACAAGAATCAGATAACAGAATTATTTCCGTTACAGCAAAAGACATTGTCTCCGGGAAAGAATTATTATTTAAAGGACAACTTTTTGCAGATTGTACGGGAGATGGCAATCTGGGGTACCTGGCTGGCGCCGATTACAGAATTGGACGTGAGAGCAGTAAAAAAACGGGAGAGTCCAGCGCCCCAAATGATGGAGACAACTTGATTATGGGAACATCTGTTCAATGGTATGCGGAAGAACTTGACTCAGTTTCTTCGTTCCCGGAATGTCCATGGGCCGTTCAATTTACAGAAGAAACTTGCCAATATCTTACGCATGGCGACTGGAATTGGGAAACCGGATTTTTTTGGGATCAGGTTGAAGATATTGAACATATCAGAGACTATGGTCTTCGCGCTGTATATGGGAACTGGTCTTTTCTGAAAAATAAAAGTAAAGACAAAAAAAAATACCAGAACTATAAATTAAAATGGGTAGCTTATATTGGAGGAAAACGAGAGTCCAGAAGGCTTTTAGGCGATGTTATTCTTAAAGAGCAGGATCTTATACAAAGAACTGCTTATCCTGATGCTAGTTTTACAACAACCTGGACTATTGACCTACATTATCCGTTAGCGCTAGAAGGTTTTACAGAAGAGCCTTTCCTGTCAGAAGCTAAACATATTGGAATTGAACCATATGCTGTTCCTTATCGGTGTTTATATTCCCGGAACATTGAAAATCTTTTTATGGCAGGAAGAAACATTAGTGTAACTCATGTGGCATTAGGTACTGTTCGCGTAATGCGCACAACAGGAATGATGGGGGAAGTAGTTGGGATGGCTGCTGCGATTTGCGTGCAGGAAGATTGTTCTCCACGTGACGTGTATCAAAAAAAACTAAACCTGCTAAAATCACATTTAGTTAACGGAGTTCCACAAAATAATTAG